The following proteins come from a genomic window of Mariniflexile sp. TRM1-10:
- a CDS encoding carbohydrate kinase family protein encodes MSKITCFGEVLWDVFPTHKKIGGAPLNVASRLQSFNHDVTMVSAIGQGESGSKIMQYLKDCGIDTSCIQVHNEYKTGKVKVMLNDKGSASYDIKYPRAWDKIRLTEINKKAVESSDAFVFGSLAARDDSSRKTLYELIERAKYKIFDLNLRPPYYTKDVLFYLMDKADFIKFNDDELYEVSKYMGSKYHSLEQNLMFVAEKTKAKQICVTKGEHGAVLLYNGELFYNSGFLIKVIDTVGAGDSFLGSLISQLLNKVEPQEAIDFACAVGALVAQREGANPKITPSEIDAFMNPY; translated from the coding sequence ATGTCTAAAATAACATGTTTTGGAGAAGTCTTATGGGATGTGTTTCCTACCCATAAGAAAATTGGTGGAGCCCCTTTAAATGTTGCTAGTAGGTTGCAATCATTTAACCATGATGTAACGATGGTGAGTGCTATTGGGCAAGGAGAAAGTGGGTCTAAAATTATGCAATATCTTAAAGACTGTGGTATAGATACAAGTTGTATTCAAGTACATAATGAGTATAAAACCGGAAAGGTTAAAGTCATGCTGAATGACAAAGGATCTGCATCTTACGACATTAAATATCCTAGAGCTTGGGACAAAATAAGGTTGACGGAAATAAATAAAAAGGCTGTTGAAAGCTCAGATGCTTTTGTTTTTGGGAGTTTGGCGGCAAGAGATGACAGTTCTAGAAAGACCTTGTACGAACTCATTGAACGTGCCAAATACAAGATTTTTGATCTCAATTTAAGACCGCCTTACTATACTAAAGACGTTTTATTTTATTTAATGGATAAAGCAGATTTTATAAAATTTAATGATGATGAGCTTTATGAAGTAAGTAAATATATGGGCTCTAAATACCATTCGTTGGAGCAAAACCTCATGTTTGTTGCAGAAAAAACAAAGGCAAAACAGATATGTGTCACCAAAGGGGAACATGGCGCCGTTTTATTATATAATGGCGAACTATTTTATAATAGTGGTTTTCTTATAAAAGTGATAGACACCGTAGGCGCTGGAGATTCTTTCTTGGGGTCTTTAATTAGTCAATTACTCAATAAAGTTGAACCTCAGGAAGCTATTGATTTTGCATGTGCTGTAGGTGCTT